Within the Deltaproteobacteria bacterium genome, the region AAGACTGGCGCAATCAGAATAAAGGGAAAGCAGGAAATATTCGTGATTATTCAACCGTGGAGCAACTCGTTGTTCTCTCTAATCTCGAAACCTTACTAACAAGTCCGTGGTGTGTCTAACAGATTGCGAGGATTTTGAGCCGAGACAAGGAAGATGAGCGAAAAGCCCGGAGGCGTACCCATAGGTACGTCGAGGACTTTTCGTGAAATCTGACGCAGTCGCAGGCCAAAAGGGCAAGGACTTATACAGTCAGAAAGACTCGAACGTCTTAATGAAATTGCCATTATCCAAATGAGATCTTTGCTTGGACATCCCACCCTTAAGAAGGTAGAACAAAATTTCATGTCTGTGAAAAATGAGTCATCAAAAATAACAAAAAAATAATATAGTATTGAATAAACTAAAAAGACTACAGCAATTCTCGCAACTTAACTTTAGGCAAAAGAATTTGAATGTCGAGTTCTTTGCCAGAGAGGTCTTTGACTTGTTCGGTGGTGAGGGGGCTTATATTTTCTAAATACAATAAAGGTTCAAGATCTTCTAAAGTGAATTCGCGTGAAATTTTAGTGATGGTAACGGGGATGGGATGCTTTTCGCCTGCTTGCTCAAAATAAACTTGGCCGGTCTGATTTTTCTTTAAGTAACGAATTTTATTAAGAGGCACAATACTCACAAAGATCCAATGGGTCGGGTCTTTTTGGCGCAAGACTTTGCCTTGTAGATATAAAGTTGGTTGTACCGTTGAGCGGTACAATAACACGATAAAGACAACCAAGCTGATTAAGCAAGTGAGTGCCAGTAGTGAGGCTAACAGCGTTTTATTGCCGATTTTCAACTTCATAAACATTAATGGGTTGAGAAGAAAGTTTTGCTCGAACTGCTTGTAAGAGCGCCTCAACCGATTTCTCCGTTAGGTCTAGTAAATGGGTGTGTGAGCTGGTCAGGGTGAGGTAGAGGGAGTGATCTTCTAAATGAAAAGGGGTTGATTGAATTATTTTCTTAACCCGTTCAATAACAATCGTGCCACCTTCTAAATTTGTTTCGGGCATCAAAAGCGCAAATTCGCCTGGTTTTAAACAAACCACTTCATCACAAACCCTCACATTTTTGATTAATAAATTTAGAATATTTTGACAAAGTTCAAGGGCAGATTGTTGGTATTGATCTTGTAAAAAATCAAACCCCACAACAGTGAAGAGGCCAAAGCACAAGTCGCGCTGATACCGATTGCAGCGGGTGACCTCGCGCTCGAGTTGTTCCATAAAATGTCGAACATTGCCAAACTTCTCTTGGTAATAATGAAAGAATGCGCCTTGTCGATCTACCAATTCATCAAACTTCCCAAACTCGCTTAGCCTTCCGGCACTGAAATACAAAACAGTATCACAAGTGCGTAATACTTCGATCTCTGGGTTTAAATAAATTGTCATACGGTCTTGGGCTATTTCTTTGAGTAAGCCCTTCATATTTTTATAATCGGTTTCTTCTAATGAAACATCATGTTTAATAATTACGATGCTTGGGTTCTGTAGTAAAATTTTGGCCAAGTTCAACCTGAATTCAGTTGATAGGTCTAGCTTGATTCCGGTATCACCCAGTGGAGTAGATAAACCTTGAGGTAAGTTTTCTAACCATTTTTCTAGCCCAACCTTGGCAAGGGCAAGGCTTGCTTCGGTGGAGGTTGGAGTTATTTTAGGAGTCGTTAGATTTTTCAGCAATGTTGCATTGAACACTTTCATTTCGTCTAATAAAATTCCGAAATGAGAACGTAGCGATCGAATAGATAGTTTGTGCGCTTGAGTACCATGAATGAAAACCAGATTTTCTTCTAAAGGGAGTTGATGAATCAAGGTTTGAATCCACTCCCACGATAATTCTTTGTTTTCATCAACGATGGCCAAATGGGCTTTGGGGAGGATGGCCGGCTTGCTTGAGTTTGTGTTTTCATGGTGGGGGAAAATCATAACTGCATTATTAGCGGCCTCGCTTAAGTTGTCTGTAGCGGTTGTTAAATTGAGAATCTTACGGATAGAATCAACACTGCGATGCAGGCCTCGAATTTGACGAAATGAAAAGCGTAAATGATTTAAAGGTGATTGAATCAAAACGAAATTAAGAAAAAAGAAACTAGCCTGTCCCAAAGAAGTATCCCCCAATACCAATTTGTAACCCAAAAAAAAGCTAACCAACCCCACCCAGACTTTAACAATAATCGATTCACCAATGGCTTTGATGCCACTTAAGAACCGCAAACGAATCGAAAGCATGAGCCGATTCGACAAACTTTGTTTAAGTTGATCAAGGGATTGATGTTCGGAATTAGAGCCCAGCACATCGAGATGAGTTTCGGCATAGTGGCGCAAACTTTTTAATTGATTGGTAAAGAGAGGTTTTTCTAGAAGATAAATGGGGATACCAAAAAACACAATGAGCGATAAATTGCGATCGACATAAAACAAAATAATGCAAATTAAAGCGAGTTGAAAGCAATGGCCTGTGGATCGAACCAATTGATTAGGTAAGGTGGAGGCGAGCTGTACGTCATGTTCTAAAGAATCACTAATCGATTGAACATATTTTTGATAATTTTGCAGGCGAGATAAAACCAGTAGTTTGTCAAAAAGCAAAACCGACAATTTAAGGCCGGCCTTTTCTTCCAACATCGTTTCAAAATAATCTAAACAACTTCCTAAAATAAGCATGAGCACCAATAAAAAAATGCAAGCGTAGAGTAGCGGTAAATAAAGGTTGAGCGCCCCATAAGGCACAATGATATCTAAGAAGAATTTAGCGACCAGTGGGAGCAGCAGCAGGGTAATCCCATGCCCAAATTCACCAAGCAATTGTAGCGTGCGCACCACGCCATCGCTTAAAAATAAAGTTTTGAAAACCGAGAATTTAGGAGCTAAGGGTTGAGCCACCACCTATCAAGTTCCCATATCTCAAAACCCAGAGCAACCAAAGATTTAATTGCTGGGGTCCACAACCCTGTATATGCACTTGATGCCACCGTTGTCATTCCCGCGAAAGCGGGAATCCAGAAGTGTTTGAAAAGACTGGATCCCTGCCGGAGTTCACCCCTGCGTAGGCAGGGGTGAACTCCGGCAGGGGCAGGGGTGACAAGAAAAAGTGAGTGGTGTCAAGTGCATATGTGCATATGTGGGCCTTAGAATTTTAAGGGCTCGAAA harbors:
- a CDS encoding diguanylate cyclase → MAQPLAPKFSVFKTLFLSDGVVRTLQLLGEFGHGITLLLLPLVAKFFLDIIVPYGALNLYLPLLYACIFLLVLMLILGSCLDYFETMLEEKAGLKLSVLLFDKLLVLSRLQNYQKYVQSISDSLEHDVQLASTLPNQLVRSTGHCFQLALICIILFYVDRNLSLIVFFGIPIYLLEKPLFTNQLKSLRHYAETHLDVLGSNSEHQSLDQLKQSLSNRLMLSIRLRFLSGIKAIGESIIVKVWVGLVSFFLGYKLVLGDTSLGQASFFFLNFVLIQSPLNHLRFSFRQIRGLHRSVDSIRKILNLTTATDNLSEAANNAVMIFPHHENTNSSKPAILPKAHLAIVDENKELSWEWIQTLIHQLPLEENLVFIHGTQAHKLSIRSLRSHFGILLDEMKVFNATLLKNLTTPKITPTSTEASLALAKVGLEKWLENLPQGLSTPLGDTGIKLDLSTEFRLNLAKILLQNPSIVIIKHDVSLEETDYKNMKGLLKEIAQDRMTIYLNPEIEVLRTCDTVLYFSAGRLSEFGKFDELVDRQGAFFHYYQEKFGNVRHFMEQLEREVTRCNRYQRDLCFGLFTVVGFDFLQDQYQQSALELCQNILNLLIKNVRVCDEVVCLKPGEFALLMPETNLEGGTIVIERVKKIIQSTPFHLEDHSLYLTLTSSHTHLLDLTEKSVEALLQAVRAKLSSQPINVYEVENRQ